From a region of the Tachypleus tridentatus isolate NWPU-2018 chromosome 1, ASM421037v1, whole genome shotgun sequence genome:
- the LOC143257964 gene encoding uncharacterized protein LOC143257964: MPNVTNSLDGELPRLHGHNLIRLMGQYLTSVSLNRTQLEDGDIQPVDNQKNALMYIVIVLLFYSFGIAIMMIKYMRKEVKEQEESKMYRRYINVVHEQHRNSMNRARLANRLALQALNTVNTILQTTQTGSKVTFV; the protein is encoded by the coding sequence ATGCCCAATGTAACAAACTCGCTTGATGGTGAACTTCCACGACTACACGGCCATAACCTAATAAGGCTAATGGGACAGTACTTGACATCTGTTTCCTTGAACCGCACCCAGTTAGAAGACGGTGACATCCAACCTGTAGACAACCAGAAAAATGCACTTATGTACATCGTCATTGTTCTGTTGTTCTACTCTTTTGGAATTGCAAttatgatgataaaatacatGCGAAAAGAAGTCAAAGAACAAGAGGAGAGCAAAATGTATCGCCGTTACATCAACGTTGTTCACGAGCAACATCGTAACTCCATGAACAGAGCGCGGCTGGCCAATCGGTTAGCACTTCAAGCATTGAACACTGTGAATACCATTCTACAGACAACACAAACGGGAAGTAAAGTGACGTTTgtatga